The region CACTGGTAACCGCATCGGCATCGCCAACTGCGCCGGAATCAAATTCTTCTCTTGCATATCATCTTCTTGCATACTACTTACTTATCCTCCATCTTTTCTCATCGCTCTTTTCTACACCTAAAAGATAATACCCAAAAAGCCTCCAAGGCAAGCAATATTTTGGAAAAATCAGCATTTATATAGGTGAATTCACTTGTATTGTTTGCATACATTTGGTATAATCTTAAAGAAAGATATGTCCATCCTAAGAGAACTGCAGGATGAAAAGGAGAAGATCGATGCAATTCGAGCGTCCTAAATTTAATCAATTCTTTGGTAAAAAAGAAGAAGTCGAAGCCGTTTTTTCATTCGCCAATCGCTACAAAACCTTCCTTAACGTAGCCAAAACCGAACGCGAAAGCATTACCGAGGCGATCCGCCTTGCCCAAGAGGCAGGCTACGTGGATGCCACCAGCCTCACCAGCGTAAAGCCCGGCGATAAACTCTACATGGTCAATCGAGAGAAGAATTTAGCTCTCTTCCACATTGGCGAAAATCCCATTCATCAAGGCATCAACCTCGTCGCCAGCCATGTCGATAGCCCTCGCCTCGACCTAAAGCCCATGCCTCTACAAGAAGATATCAATCTTGCCCTACTCAAGACACACTACTACGGTGGCATCAAAAAGTACCAATGGGTGAGTAAACCTCTCGCCATTCATGGTGTGGTGATCCTCAAAAATGGCAAAAAAGTAGAGATTGTTATCGGTGAAGAGAAGAGCGACCCCGTCTTTATGATTCCCGACATTGAACCCCACCTCTCGCGCCATATCCAAAACGATCGTAAAGCAACCGAGACCATCAAGGGCGAAGAGATGCAACTCGTCGTCGGCTCCCTGCCACTCATTCAAGACGATAAACATAAAGGCGCGGTCAAAAAGGCCATCCTCAAGATCCTCAACGAAAAGTACGGGCTTGAAGAGGCTGACCTCTTTAGCGCCGAACTCTCCATCGTGCCTGCATCTAAAGCACGCGACGTTGGCTTCGACCGCTCGCTGATTGGTGCCTATGGTCATGACGACCGTAGCTGTGCCTTTACCTCGCTTATCGGTCTACTAGAACAGACCAGCACACCTAAAAAAACCGCGATGGTCTTCCTTGCGGACAAAGAAGAGATCGGAAGCACCGGCTCTACGGGTATGCAGAGCGACTACTTTGTCTACGCGATGAGCAAAGTCTTAAAGATGAGCGGAAATTCCGCCAGCCCCCTTGATGTGCAAGAGATGCTCTGGAATTCTATCTGTATTAGTGCGGATGTAAAACCTGCGTTTGAGCCTATCTTTAGCTCGGTTTACGATGAATCTAATAGCGCGCGCCTTAATGGTGGGCCATCGATTACCAAGTATACCGGTGCGCGTGGAAAATCTGGTGCAAGCGATGCCGATGCCGAACTCGTAGCGGGCTTACGCGCCCTCCTAAGTAGCGCTAATATCCCTTATCAATGGGGCGCTAGCGGTAAAGTGGACGAAGGCGGCGGTGGAACTGTCGCTAAATTTGTAGCACATCGTGGAGTTCGCACCATCGATTTAGGGCTACCCATGCTCAGCATGCACGCGCCCTATGAGCTAGCCAGCAAGTTCGACGTGTACAGCTATTATCAAGCGATGAAAGCCTTCTTTAGTCAAGGCATCCAGATCGGATAGGAGGAGAGAGATGAGTCACTTAACATTACGCAATATTGAGTATAGCGAAGCAAAGGTACAAGAGGCCTTTGGCTTTGCCGAAGGGTACAAAAAATTTTCCAATGAGGTGAAAACCGAACGCGAAGCGGTGCGTTACTCCCAGCAACTTGCCGAATCAATGGGCTACAAGAATGGCTTTGAAGCGACCTCGGTCAAGGCAGGCGATAAGATCTACTTTATCAACCGCCACAAGAATATCGCACTCATCCACATTGGCAGTGAGAATATCCAAAAAGGTGTCAATATTGTCGCAGCCCACGTGGATGCCCCTCGCCTTGACCTCAAGCCCATGCCCCTCTACGAATCCGCCGACATGGCGCTCTTGCGCACGCACTACTATGGTGGTATTAAAAAGTATCAATGGGTCAATACTCCCCTTGCCTTGCATGGCGTGGTTGTCCTTAAAGATGGCACGACCAAGGAGATCCGTATCGGGTATGACGACGAAGATCCGATCTTTGTTATCCCAGATATCCTCCCGCACCTTAGCGCCAATGTACAAAACGAGCGCAAAGCCACCGAGACCATCAAGGGCGAGGAGCTCCAGCTACTAGCAGGAAGCATGCCCAAAATTTCGTTAGATAATAGCAAAGAGCAAGCGAAACATCCCATCAAACTTGCGATTTTAGAACATCTACACACCCAATACGGCATGACCGAAGAGGACTTTTGTAGTGCCGAAATCGAGGTGGTTCCCGCCCTTGAAGCGCAGGATATCGGTTTTGATCGTTCGATGATTGGCGCCTATGCGCACGACGATCGGATGTGTAGCTATAGTGCTCTACAGGCGATCCTCAACCTTAAACACACACCCAAAAGAACTGCGATGGTCTTTCTTGCGGACAAAGAGGAGATCGGGAGCACTGGCTCTACCGGCATGGAGAGCGACTTCTTTGTCTATGCTCTTGCCAAAACGGTAAAAGCGCTGGGCTTCTCCTACGACGCGACGCAGATGATGGAGCTTCTGTGGAACTCCAAAGCCCTTAGTGCCGATGTGGATGTTGCGCTCAACCCCAACTTCAAAGGGGTGCATGACGAGAGCAACGCCCCCGTCATCAACAAGGGTATCACCATCGCTAAGTACACGGGATCGGGTGGTAAGTACATGGGTAGTGAGGCAGACTCCGAATTTGTCGCGGCTCTACGTCAACTGCTTACCCAAAAAGGCATTCCGCATCAATTTGGCGAGATGGGTAAGATCGACGAAGGTGGCGGTGGTACGGTGGCGCAATTTCTTGCCCATCGTGGGGTGCAGGTGGTCGATTGCGGAGGCCCGGTTATGGGCATGCATGCGCCAATGGAGCTTATCAGTAAGATCGATCTCTTTAGCAACTACGAGACCTACCACATCTTTTTAGAGGAAGGATTATAGATATTGTCCCCTAACCTCCCCACAGAGCTCACCTATCTGGAAATTCATTTAGATCACATCACCGCAAATGTGCAGACGCTACGATCGCACATCGGTGGAGAGCGTCTTATCTGTGGGGTGGTGAAGGCCAATGCATATGGACATGGGTTGATCCCCGTCGCAAAACACCTTATAAACATCGGGGTGGAGTGGTTAGCAGTGGTCAGTTTACCCGATCTTATCGCCTTGCGCCAAGCTGGCATTACCCATCCAATCCTCCTGATGACCGTGGTTCATCCTGCCGATCTCAACACCGCTATGCACTACCAAGCCACGCCGTTCATCAGCTCGATAGAAGAACTGCTTTACTGGCAAGCAGAGGCAAAACGTCTGCAACAGGGGCTCTCTTTTCACCTCAAAATGAACAGCCAGATGAATCGATTAGGCTTAGAGTCCGCCCAACTCGACGCATTTTTGCAACAGCTGAACCAAGAACCTTTCCTCAAACTCACGGGAGTAGCACTCCACTTTGCGCAAGCCGACACGCCGGATCTGCCTAACATGCAAGACGATATCGCCATGTTGATGCAGATAAAAGAGACGTTGGATGCGCGTTATCCCGATCTTGTTTATCATCTAGCGAGCTCTTTGGCCGTTAGGCACTACCCCCAGAGTGTAATCTCGATGATTCGCCCTGGTATTGCGCTCTATGGCTATGAGCTACCGCACCTAAAGCCCGCGCTCAGTTGGATTAGTCATATCATCCATATCCGACGCGTGCCAGCTCATACTCCCATCTCTTATGGCGCGATCGAAGAGACCACCAAGGCATGCGACATCGCGGTGATTCCCGTGGGTTATGCCGATGGGTACCCTCGCGAATTTATCCACACGCCATATATCATTATTAATGACAAACCCTATCCCCTTATTGGGCGCGTCTGCATGAACCAATTAATGGTCAATTTAGGCGAACATCATAATATCAAGCGCTTTGATAAGGTCTATCTCCTTCACCCAACACACTTTACTGCGCAGCATCTAGCAGAAGCTAGTGGTACGATTAGCTATCGTATTCTCACTGGGTTATCTCAACACTTGCCTCGAAGATACTCCTCGTCGTCGGCACAGGAGCAGTAATGGGATACGCAATCATTGTGCTATCCTTTGTTGTACTATTACGAAGGATAGAGCGAGGTAAATCCTCTTTATTTATCGTTAAATTACTCACCGCCTGCATCTGGTTTATCCTATCTACCATGATGCGCCATAGTTATCGTTGGCAGGAGAGCCAAGAGTGGCAGATAAGCTACACGCTCTACTTTCTCTTGAGCGCCAGCGCCCTCTACTATGCCTCCCATATCATTTTGATGCAGTGGGCGCATCCGTGGCAAAAACGCCTTAACAAACCGATGCTACGCACCCTGCTTTTTTATCTTTTACTGATGATGAGTTTACTTTTGTTTACAATAAAATTATTTATGGAGCACCTTTAATGGAAGAATTTTTAACCAGCGCTCATGCAATTGAAGAGCGCATTCGTGCGAAGCATCCAGCTAACACCCTCTATTACGACAAAGAGAGCGAGAAGAACGCTCCGTTGTTACGGCTGGCCAAGCTCTTTGGCATTCCAAGCAAAGAGGTATCGCGCGAAGAGCTGAAAAGCTACGGTGCCTTTCATGTTGCCTTAAGCATTCCGCAGGAGAGCCTTAAAGGCGGAACACAGTGGCTTAAGCAACAGATCAAAACCTTGCGGGCGCTCCCCAAAGCTTCTATTTTACTGCTCGATAGCATTACCGACGTGCACAATATCGGTGCAATTTTACGTAGTAGCGCGCTCTTTGGGGTCGATTTGGTTATCTACCCCGAGCGTCGTTCGGCCTCAGGCGATCATGATATCGTCTCTCGCGTGAGCGCTGGTGGATCGGAAGTCGTCAATCACGGAGCAATCGTCAACCTCAATTACGCGATTGATCTGCTCAAGGAGAATGGTTTTTGGGTCTACGGGGCGGATATGCAAGGCAGTAATATTCGTCAGCTAGGAGCAAGTCAGGGAAAAATTGCGCGCCATTTCGGTCTCGTCTTGGGCGCCGAGGGGAAGGGTATTAGCCAGAAGGTAAAAGAGAATTGCGACGAAATATTGACAATTCCCACGAATCAGCGCCTCAATAGCCTCAACGTCTCGGTGGCCGCGGGCATCTTACTCTACACGCTCCTTGGCGATCGATTACCCACCAACACCAAAATTAAACGACAAGAGATGCCACACACCCAACAGGAAGAGCACGCCGAACCTCACTATCCTCGCCAAAGAGAAGAATCCTCTTCGAACGACAATCCCTACAAAAAGGATCACTCAAGAGACTCAAACTTTCGCCCCAACCGTGATGACAACCCTTACAAAAAAGAACGCTCAAGAGACTCAAACTTTCGTCCCAACCGCGACGACAATCCCTACAAAAAGGAACGCTCAAGAGACTCAAACTTCCGTCCCAACCGCGATGATAATCCCTACAAAAAAGAGCGCTCCAGAGACTCCAACTTTCGTCCCAACCGCGATGACAATCCCTACAAAAAAGAGCGCTCCAGAGACTCCAACTTTCGTCCCAACCGCGATGACAATCCCTACAAAAAGGAACGCTCCAGAGACTCAAACTTTCGTCCTAACCGCGACGACAATCCCTACAAAAAGGAACGCTCCAGAGACTCAAACTTTCGTCCTAACCGCGACGACAATCCCTACAAAAAGGAACGCTCCAGAGACTCAAACTTCCGTCCCAACCGCGACGACAATCCCTACAAAAAAGAACGCTCCAGAGACTCAAACTTTCGTCCCAACCGCGACGACAATCCCTACAAAAAGGAACGCTCCAGAGACTCCAACTTCCGTCCCAACCGCGACGACAATCCCTACAAAAAAGAGCGCTCCAGAGACTCCAATTTTCGCCCCAACCGCGATGATAATCCCTACAACAAAGAACGCTCAAGAGACTCAAACTTTCGTCCTAACCGTGATGATAATCCCTACAAAAAAGAGCGCTCAAGAGACTCAAACTTCCGCCCCAACCGCGATGATAATCCCTACAAAAAGGAACGAAACAACCGAGAAGAGGCACAACGCCCTCCTCGCAGTATAAATAAAGAAGAAAGGAGAAAGCCTTATGATCAACCTGCATTTAATCAAAGAAAACCTCGAGGCGATCAAAGAAAACGTCAAAAATAGAAACATGAGCGTTGACCTTGATTTGGTTTTGCATCTCTTTGAGAAGAAGAATTCGCTTAAGGCGCAGATTGACAAACAGCGAAATCTTCGCAACGAAAATGCCAAGCAACTCAAGGGCAAGGTCGATCAAAATCGGCGCGAATTCTTGGTTGCTGAAGGTAAAGCCCTCAAAATTGAGGTCGCTAAGCTCGAGCAAGAGATGGATCATATCAGCGATCTCCTTCAGGTAGAAGCCCTCAAAATCCCTAATATGGCGCACCCTGATGCGCCTTTGGGTGCTGATGATCGTTCCAACAAAGAGCTCAAACAGATCGGCAACATCCCTCAATTCTCCTTCAAACCCCTCGACCATGTTGAGCTAGGGGAAACGCTCGATCTTGTCGATTTTGAGGCTGGCAGTAAGGTCTCTGGTTCTAAATTTTACTTTCTCAAAAACCAAGCCGTCTTGCTCGAATTCGCTCTAGTGCGCTATGCCCTAGACATCCTCATGCGCCATGGCTTCACCATCTATCAGACCCCAGACATTGCTCGAGAATCTATTTTACAGGGCATCGGCTTTAACCCGCGTGGGGCGGAAAGTAATATCTACCCACTCGAAGGCGAAGAGACCTGCCTTGTGGGCACTGCCGAGATCACCCTTGGTGGCTATCATGCCGGCGATATTGTTGATGTGAGCAAAAAACCTATTCTCATGGCGGGAGTTAGCCACTGTTTTCGTCGCGAAGCAGGTTCGGCTGGACAATTTAGCAAGGGGCTCTATCGCGTGCATCAATTTACCAAAGTAGAGATGTTCTGTTACTGCAAGCCTCAAGAGAGCGATCAGCTCCATGAATTCCTACGCGATATTGAAGAGGAGATCTTTATCGGTCTTAACATCCCCTTTCGCGTCGTAGATACGGCGATCGGAGATCTGGGCGCGCCAGCCTACCGCAAGTATGATCTGGAGGCGTGGATGCCCGGTCGTGGCGAACATGGCGATTGGGGCGAAATTACCAGTACCAGTAACTGTACCGATTTCCAAAGTCGTCGCCTCAACGTGCGCTATAAGGATAGCGATGGGAAGAATCAATTTGTCCACACCCTCAACGGCACCGCTATCGCCATTAGCCGTGCCATGGTCGCTATCTTTGAGAACTATCAGCAAGCCGATGGCAGCATCCGCATGCCCACCATCCTTGTGCCTTACCTCGGCTTCGACCATATCCCCAATCCTAATATATAACCTCTAAACATGAAAAAAAATCACCCAATCTACGCTCTTCCCTAATAAAAGGAGATGCAGAGATTGGGTATTTATGATGATTTATTTAGTGAAAAAAGAGTGATCTAAATATAACTACGATTGCGGATAAAGTCGTGCTGATAGGCGAAGACGCGCAGTAAGAAAGCCAAAATCAGCATATCAATTAGACTTGCAAGCGGGGAGAGGTAGGGCATGATGACATCTAACGCGCGAAGTCCGTTGCTAATGTCGTTAGGGTAAAAACTGGCGGCCAAGTGTAAGCTCTCCTGTAACTGACTACCCACACTGCTCAAGGGTAAAAAGAGCGAAGAGACCATCGCGCCCAAGACGATGCTCACCAAATTACCAAATTCAATATCTAGCACGGAGTACGACTTAACAATCAAAGTCAAACTCATCGCCACCACCAAGGCACTTCCCGATCGGATAAACAACAGGAAAAAGGGCACATTAAACCCAGCAAGATCGCGCTTAATGTTTTGATTTTTATGCGATTGCACACTATATAAACTGTAATTCGCATGATTGGGCGATCCAACCAGAGTAAAAAGAAGCGTCATCCCCACGCCATAGATCCACCCAAAAGGATTTCTACGTCCGGCTAAAAGATAGTAAGCAATGCTAAAGATCAAGAATAATCCCCCTGCCACCCCAACAATTGTCCACAAAAAGGGGTGATAGTGCGTAATCGCCTCGCTGAAGCGCAAGGTACGTACCACTTTAAGTAAAAGAAAGAAGATCGGAATAAAGATGACATAAAAGGTACGATAAATGATATGAAAGAAGATCCGTGAGAGCGAATCAAAGAGGTTAAAGGTCGGCTCGATTGACTCCATATCAAAATTCATGTTTAAGCCCAAAATCATCGCAAAAAGAAAGAGTGGTAAGAACCAAAAATCGGTAAAAATGGTCAAAAGATTGTGCGGTAAGAGACGCATCATAATCGTCTTGGCATCTAGGCTTGAACTGACCACGGTTTGGTCGAAAAAGATGATAAGTCTAGGTAATGGCAGTAATTGCACCAAGACGACGCCCAAGATCGCCAATCCAAACGATAAGGCAATGCCCCATATTAAAGACTTTAAAAGCACCCGCATCAGTAAGTGGCGACGCTTGAGATAAACCACCGAAACCGTCATGCTAAAAAAGAGAAACGGCATGCCCAAATACGCCAAATATTGACTAAAAAGATCCCCACCAACCCAAATCATTGTATCTAGCCACACGACATCTTGTGGTGCCAAAAATCCTGCTACAACTGCCAATACCCCCGCTAAGAGGGTAACATGCCACAACCTCATTCTTCGCTCCTTCGTTTTTTATCCATTCATCAACGCTTCGATCCCAATCCAAAAAAGCTCGGCTTAGGATACACCAACCATGCATTAGCGCGCTTTTCACTGCGCTCACTGGCCATCTTGATAATATAATCGACAAAACCCTCCTCATCATTGCCGACCAACTCACATCCCGATAAATAAATCTGCGGGCCACTGCTCATCAAGGTGCGCGCATACGCACGAAACCCTTCCGCCGCCGCATTACCCAACGGACGTTTATTATCTTCTAAGTTCTCTGCCACAAAGTAAATAGCCATCTCTTTATTCTGTTCTAATGCGCGCTTGTAAAGCTCTTGGGTGAGATAGACCAATGCTTTTAAATCGTAATCTAACACCTCATCAATCAGCGAGGCGCTCTCTTGCGGAAAGACCTCCTCGCGCTTGCGACCAAAGACAATAAAGACATCACTAGGAAAACCGTAAACGCGTTGTAGCTCGCGCAAGGAAGTAATCGTCGAGATAAAACCCGATCGATTCCAAGGAATCACCCGCACCGACTTCGTGCTATCTGCCACAAACGTAACCACATCACGTCCATTCAACGATAATTTTTCTACCAACTTCGCGCCAATAAAACTCTCTTTTCCGATCACTAGTGCTGTATTACTACTCATTCTATTTCCTTTTCCATCTTCCACGTGTCTACACTACGAATACCATGGCTGGCGCTCAATATACTGATACAATCGGTGGGCAACTTTGTCCGCTTGGGCAAGCTCGACATAAGTATCCAACCACTGACGCGCCAACGCCTGACTCTCCTGCCAAAGATCCGCATCTTCGGCAACGTCTGCCACCAAAAAACGCATAAAACCACTCTGCTTGATGCCACCAAACTCACCTGGCCCACGCAAACGTAAATCTTGTTCGGCAATCATAAAACCATCGGTATGTTCATATAAAATTTTTAATCGCTCTTTGGCAATCTCGGTTAAATCTTCATGATACACCAAAAAACACCGCCCCTGATGCCCACCTCGCCCAATACGTCCGCGCAACTGGTGCAATGCCGATAGACCAAAGCGCTCGGCATTAAAGATCACCATCGCCGTGGCATTGGGTACATCAACTCCCACCTCAATCACGCTGGTAGAGAAGAGAATCTGGATCTGATTCTGTACAAAGAGTTGCATGATGCTCTTCTTGCTCTCTTCGTCTAAACGCGAGTGGATCATCGCCACAGTATAATCACGAAATTCCCCCGCTTGAAGCGCCTCAAACATCTGGGTTAGCGCGCGTCGTTCGTCCTCTTGCTGCTCGATAAGCGGATAGACAAAGTACGCTTGCCGACCTTCATCCAACATTACTTTAATCATGCTATAGAGTTTTTCCTCGTTGCCAGCGCGTACTAAGTGCGTCAAAATCGGTTGCCGACCCTTAGGTAGTTGATGCATGGTCGAGATCTCTACATTACCCAAGTAGCTCATCTGCAAGGTCTGGGGGATAGGTGTTGCCGACATCAAGAGGAGATCGACAATCGGTGCTTTTTGATGCATCTTTTTGCGTTGCTGTACCCCAAAACGGTGTTGTTCATCGACAATCACGTACCCTAAATTGTTATAATGCACATCGTCGGAGAAGAGCGCATGCGTACCAATAATCAGCTGAATCTCCCCATTAGCAAGACGCTCCAAGGTATCTAACCGTCCCTTAGCGCGCACATTCCCCGAGAGAAATCCCACCGAGATACCCAAGGGATGCAACAGGCGATACGCATTAT is a window of Entomospira culicis DNA encoding:
- the rlmB gene encoding 23S rRNA (guanosine(2251)-2'-O)-methyltransferase RlmB — translated: MEEFLTSAHAIEERIRAKHPANTLYYDKESEKNAPLLRLAKLFGIPSKEVSREELKSYGAFHVALSIPQESLKGGTQWLKQQIKTLRALPKASILLLDSITDVHNIGAILRSSALFGVDLVIYPERRSASGDHDIVSRVSAGGSEVVNHGAIVNLNYAIDLLKENGFWVYGADMQGSNIRQLGASQGKIARHFGLVLGAEGKGISQKVKENCDEILTIPTNQRLNSLNVSVAAGILLYTLLGDRLPTNTKIKRQEMPHTQQEEHAEPHYPRQREESSSNDNPYKKDHSRDSNFRPNRDDNPYKKERSRDSNFRPNRDDNPYKKERSRDSNFRPNRDDNPYKKERSRDSNFRPNRDDNPYKKERSRDSNFRPNRDDNPYKKERSRDSNFRPNRDDNPYKKERSRDSNFRPNRDDNPYKKERSRDSNFRPNRDDNPYKKERSRDSNFRPNRDDNPYKKERSRDSNFRPNRDDNPYKKERSRDSNFRPNRDDNPYNKERSRDSNFRPNRDDNPYKKERSRDSNFRPNRDDNPYKKERNNREEAQRPPRSINKEERRKPYDQPAFNQRKPRGDQRKRQK
- the alr gene encoding alanine racemase; its protein translation is MSPNLPTELTYLEIHLDHITANVQTLRSHIGGERLICGVVKANAYGHGLIPVAKHLINIGVEWLAVVSLPDLIALRQAGITHPILLMTVVHPADLNTAMHYQATPFISSIEELLYWQAEAKRLQQGLSFHLKMNSQMNRLGLESAQLDAFLQQLNQEPFLKLTGVALHFAQADTPDLPNMQDDIAMLMQIKETLDARYPDLVYHLASSLAVRHYPQSVISMIRPGIALYGYELPHLKPALSWISHIIHIRRVPAHTPISYGAIEETTKACDIAVIPVGYADGYPREFIHTPYIIINDKPYPLIGRVCMNQLMVNLGEHHNIKRFDKVYLLHPTHFTAQHLAEASGTISYRILTGLSQHLPRRYSSSSAQEQ
- a CDS encoding aminopeptidase — translated: MQFERPKFNQFFGKKEEVEAVFSFANRYKTFLNVAKTERESITEAIRLAQEAGYVDATSLTSVKPGDKLYMVNREKNLALFHIGENPIHQGINLVASHVDSPRLDLKPMPLQEDINLALLKTHYYGGIKKYQWVSKPLAIHGVVILKNGKKVEIVIGEEKSDPVFMIPDIEPHLSRHIQNDRKATETIKGEEMQLVVGSLPLIQDDKHKGAVKKAILKILNEKYGLEEADLFSAELSIVPASKARDVGFDRSLIGAYGHDDRSCAFTSLIGLLEQTSTPKKTAMVFLADKEEIGSTGSTGMQSDYFVYAMSKVLKMSGNSASPLDVQEMLWNSICISADVKPAFEPIFSSVYDESNSARLNGGPSITKYTGARGKSGASDADAELVAGLRALLSSANIPYQWGASGKVDEGGGGTVAKFVAHRGVRTIDLGLPMLSMHAPYELASKFDVYSYYQAMKAFFSQGIQIG
- a CDS encoding aminopeptidase, whose amino-acid sequence is MSHLTLRNIEYSEAKVQEAFGFAEGYKKFSNEVKTEREAVRYSQQLAESMGYKNGFEATSVKAGDKIYFINRHKNIALIHIGSENIQKGVNIVAAHVDAPRLDLKPMPLYESADMALLRTHYYGGIKKYQWVNTPLALHGVVVLKDGTTKEIRIGYDDEDPIFVIPDILPHLSANVQNERKATETIKGEELQLLAGSMPKISLDNSKEQAKHPIKLAILEHLHTQYGMTEEDFCSAEIEVVPALEAQDIGFDRSMIGAYAHDDRMCSYSALQAILNLKHTPKRTAMVFLADKEEIGSTGSTGMESDFFVYALAKTVKALGFSYDATQMMELLWNSKALSADVDVALNPNFKGVHDESNAPVINKGITIAKYTGSGGKYMGSEADSEFVAALRQLLTQKGIPHQFGEMGKIDEGGGGTVAQFLAHRGVQVVDCGGPVMGMHAPMELISKIDLFSNYETYHIFLEEGL
- the serS gene encoding serine--tRNA ligase, which codes for MINLHLIKENLEAIKENVKNRNMSVDLDLVLHLFEKKNSLKAQIDKQRNLRNENAKQLKGKVDQNRREFLVAEGKALKIEVAKLEQEMDHISDLLQVEALKIPNMAHPDAPLGADDRSNKELKQIGNIPQFSFKPLDHVELGETLDLVDFEAGSKVSGSKFYFLKNQAVLLEFALVRYALDILMRHGFTIYQTPDIARESILQGIGFNPRGAESNIYPLEGEETCLVGTAEITLGGYHAGDIVDVSKKPILMAGVSHCFRREAGSAGQFSKGLYRVHQFTKVEMFCYCKPQESDQLHEFLRDIEEEIFIGLNIPFRVVDTAIGDLGAPAYRKYDLEAWMPGRGEHGDWGEITSTSNCTDFQSRRLNVRYKDSDGKNQFVHTLNGTAIAISRAMVAIFENYQQADGSIRMPTILVPYLGFDHIPNPNI
- the recG gene encoding ATP-dependent DNA helicase RecG, with amino-acid sequence MVLEELELPISHIKGVGPESYRAFATLGMTLVRDLLLYFPFRYEDRLTLYTLDAIPQAMPATYLVEVVEHQHILTNREKVLKVIVADAGGSAELICFGRPFLADILQVGRKFYLYASFHFRYNHWQSSSFDFEAYTPSPKNFLRLNPIYSLTAKLTQHRLAQSVAGAFDLLPSAIESLIPPVLMAQASLPMSKHEALENLHRPTSYEKLEEARRTLALEEFLLFHLTKEFHIRQNKQAVRSPRCLENLLYQQLLARLPFELTQAQEAVLVEIGDDLGASHPMKRLLQADVGAGKTLVAFLSAMYVIQAGEQVALLAPTELLAKQHADNAYRLLHPLGISVGFLSGNVRAKGRLDTLERLANGEIQLIIGTHALFSDDVHYNNLGYVIVDEQHRFGVQQRKKMHQKAPIVDLLLMSATPIPQTLQMSYLGNVEISTMHQLPKGRQPILTHLVRAGNEEKLYSMIKVMLDEGRQAYFVYPLIEQQEDERRALTQMFEALQAGEFRDYTVAMIHSRLDEESKKSIMQLFVQNQIQILFSTSVIEVGVDVPNATAMVIFNAERFGLSALHQLRGRIGRGGHQGRCFLVYHEDLTEIAKERLKILYEHTDGFMIAEQDLRLRGPGEFGGIKQSGFMRFLVADVAEDADLWQESQALARQWLDTYVELAQADKVAHRLYQYIERQPWYS
- a CDS encoding cation:dicarboxylate symporter family transporter, with the protein product MRLWHVTLLAGVLAVVAGFLAPQDVVWLDTMIWVGGDLFSQYLAYLGMPFLFFSMTVSVVYLKRRHLLMRVLLKSLIWGIALSFGLAILGVVLVQLLPLPRLIIFFDQTVVSSSLDAKTIMMRLLPHNLLTIFTDFWFLPLFLFAMILGLNMNFDMESIEPTFNLFDSLSRIFFHIIYRTFYVIFIPIFFLLLKVVRTLRFSEAITHYHPFLWTIVGVAGGLFLIFSIAYYLLAGRRNPFGWIYGVGMTLLFTLVGSPNHANYSLYSVQSHKNQNIKRDLAGFNVPFFLLFIRSGSALVVAMSLTLIVKSYSVLDIEFGNLVSIVLGAMVSSLFLPLSSVGSQLQESLHLAASFYPNDISNGLRALDVIMPYLSPLASLIDMLILAFLLRVFAYQHDFIRNRSYI